One genomic region from Spirosoma sp. KCTC 42546 encodes:
- a CDS encoding DUF6169 family protein, which produces MVPATLAAIIRDFYTRTSLAITIYICDSSDGRQKSRERKFASWFQAYNPGNMVRLDYMIQDKNDGHAYYITLITSLWNPHIHDIITEFQRVANGYNDPK; this is translated from the coding sequence GTGGTTCCGGCAACACTTGCCGCCATAATCCGAGATTTTTATACCCGTACGAGCCTAGCCATCACCATTTACATCTGCGACTCATCGGATGGGCGACAAAAGTCGCGGGAGCGTAAGTTTGCCAGCTGGTTCCAGGCCTATAATCCGGGCAATATGGTTCGCTTAGATTATATGATCCAAGATAAGAATGACGGGCATGCCTACTACATAACCTTAATAACCAGCCTCTGGAATCCACATATTCACGATATCATTACCGAATTCCAGCGGGTTGCCAATGGGTATAACGACCCAAAGTAA
- a CDS encoding Gfo/Idh/MocA family protein, translating to MDQLKWGIIGCGNVTEVKSGPAFTKVPNSSLVAVMRRDTEKAADYAKRHNVPTWYDDADALINDPNVNAVYIATPPDTHAEYAIRAMRAGKPVYVEKPMARNAAECEAMNQVSRETGMPLLVAYYRRALPYFLKIKELIDEKVIGDIRYVRVQLNWQPYDEEVGENPKPRWRVDPEISGGGHFHDLASHQFDYLEYVLGPIKTASGIARNQAGLYQADDIVVANFEFESGVLGTGTWCYTVNKEQRIEETQLIGSKGKISFSFFEMKLIRVETEAGTVEYTIPAPENIQQPLIESIVNELRGEGKCPSTGETGAHANAILDQITAH from the coding sequence ATGGATCAATTGAAATGGGGGATTATTGGTTGCGGAAATGTGACCGAAGTGAAAAGCGGCCCGGCTTTTACTAAAGTGCCAAATTCGAGTTTAGTGGCTGTTATGCGGAGAGATACCGAGAAAGCCGCCGATTATGCCAAACGCCACAATGTGCCTACCTGGTACGATGATGCCGATGCTCTGATCAATGATCCCAATGTCAATGCGGTTTATATTGCCACCCCTCCCGACACCCATGCCGAGTATGCTATTCGGGCGATGCGCGCTGGTAAACCGGTCTACGTAGAAAAACCGATGGCCCGAAATGCGGCCGAATGCGAAGCCATGAATCAGGTGAGCCGGGAAACCGGTATGCCATTGTTAGTCGCGTATTACCGTCGGGCGCTGCCGTATTTTCTGAAGATAAAAGAGCTGATCGATGAGAAAGTTATTGGCGACATTCGGTACGTTCGGGTTCAGTTGAATTGGCAACCCTATGACGAAGAAGTGGGTGAAAATCCAAAACCAAGATGGCGCGTAGATCCCGAAATTTCGGGGGGCGGGCATTTTCACGACCTGGCGTCGCACCAGTTCGATTACCTGGAATATGTGCTTGGCCCCATCAAAACCGCCAGCGGAATCGCCCGAAATCAGGCTGGCTTATATCAGGCCGACGACATTGTTGTGGCCAATTTTGAATTCGAATCGGGCGTTCTGGGAACTGGCACCTGGTGCTACACGGTGAATAAAGAACAGCGCATCGAAGAAACGCAGCTTATTGGTTCTAAAGGGAAAATCTCCTTTTCCTTTTTTGAGATGAAACTCATTAGGGTAGAAACGGAAGCCGGAACCGTCGAATACACCATTCCAGCCCCAGAAAACATACAACAACCTCTCATTGAGTCGATTGTGAACGAACTTCGGGGCGAAGGAAAATGCCCAAGCACGGGAGAAACCGGAGCGCACGCCAATGCTATTCTTGATCAGATTACGGCGCACTAA
- a CDS encoding aminotransferase class V-fold PLP-dependent enzyme, producing MSTRRTFFRQTAAVATGALTLPQFLPETFASPISTADSGLKSAAQWAQDEDFWSWVKSEYTVSPTLLNLNNGGVCPQPKVVQDAHIRFYQYCNEAPSYYMWRILDQGRESLREKLADLGGCSPEEIAINRNATEGLNTVIFGLNLKAGDEVVLTKQDYPNMLNAWKQREKRDGIKLVFLDLELPSEDDKYLTEQYVKAFTPRTKVVHITHMINWIGQVMPVRKIADEAHKRGIEVIADGAHSFALFDFKIPDLGADYYATSLHKWLCAPFGSGMLYIKQNKIRNVWALLSNNEPDGPDIRKFESLGTRSFASEMAIGTAVDFHNSIGSARKFARAHYLKNYWMERVKDLPGVKIHTSLKPEFAGAVGLFSIDGMKTSEVDGQLLNKYKIHTTGIDWENIHGVRVTPHVYHSPKDLDRLVTAITQMSEKQALAGKQKKS from the coding sequence ATGTCTACTCGCAGGACCTTCTTCCGCCAAACGGCAGCCGTAGCAACCGGTGCCCTCACACTGCCACAGTTTTTGCCTGAAACCTTTGCCAGCCCTATTTCTACCGCCGATTCCGGGCTAAAATCAGCGGCCCAATGGGCGCAGGATGAAGACTTCTGGTCGTGGGTAAAATCGGAATATACGGTATCGCCGACGTTACTTAACCTTAACAACGGGGGCGTTTGTCCGCAGCCCAAAGTGGTGCAGGATGCGCATATCCGGTTTTACCAGTATTGTAACGAAGCGCCATCGTACTACATGTGGCGGATTCTGGATCAGGGTCGCGAATCCCTGCGCGAAAAACTGGCTGACTTAGGCGGTTGCTCACCGGAAGAGATCGCCATTAATCGAAACGCTACTGAAGGACTAAATACGGTTATTTTCGGACTAAATCTGAAAGCGGGTGATGAGGTAGTGTTGACCAAACAGGATTATCCCAACATGCTTAACGCCTGGAAACAGCGCGAAAAACGGGATGGCATCAAGCTCGTGTTTCTGGATTTAGAACTGCCCAGCGAGGACGATAAATACCTGACAGAACAATATGTCAAGGCATTTACACCCCGAACGAAAGTGGTGCATATTACCCACATGATCAACTGGATCGGGCAGGTAATGCCCGTCCGGAAAATAGCCGATGAAGCCCACAAGCGCGGCATTGAAGTAATTGCCGATGGTGCCCATTCATTTGCCCTTTTCGATTTCAAAATACCCGACCTGGGTGCCGATTACTATGCTACCAGCCTGCACAAATGGCTATGTGCGCCCTTCGGCAGCGGCATGCTGTACATCAAGCAAAACAAGATTCGCAACGTGTGGGCGTTATTGTCGAACAACGAACCCGACGGTCCCGACATTCGGAAGTTTGAGAGTTTAGGTACACGCTCGTTTGCGTCTGAAATGGCCATTGGTACAGCCGTTGATTTTCACAATAGCATTGGTTCTGCCCGTAAGTTTGCCCGCGCACATTACCTTAAAAATTACTGGATGGAGCGGGTTAAGGACTTACCCGGTGTTAAAATCCACACCTCGCTCAAACCTGAATTTGCGGGTGCCGTTGGCCTGTTTTCCATCGACGGGATGAAAACCAGCGAGGTGGATGGGCAGCTGTTGAATAAGTACAAAATCCACACAACCGGCATTGACTGGGAAAATATTCATGGCGTACGGGTAACCCCCCACGTGTATCATTCTCCAAAAGACCTCGACCGACTGGTAACGGCTATCACCCAGATGTCGGAGAAGCAGGCATTGGCCGGTAAGCAGAAGAAGAGCTAA
- a CDS encoding endonuclease/exonuclease/phosphatase family protein produces MLTLDSLLLGYSLFILTASFINLIRLDYWWIRMWDFPHLQLTVLAALGLLAWLLVGHHRDGYLIIVPIGLLATLFYQGWLIYPFTPLHPKQVLSLSSRKNHEELENSTIRLLTANVFMENTKMPEVLALANKYKPDVLFVLEANQKWQDELAPLQETHPYQILYPLENTYGLLLYSRFPIRHHELRFLIQDDIPSVYAQLELPSGQLIHFYGVHPMPPSPTEHYRSTERDAELLLVGKEARTKSGPVIVAGDLNDVAWSHTTRLFQRISGLLDPRVGRGLFNTFHAGYFFLRWPLDHVFVSGHFQLRAIRRLPNCGSDHFPMFISLAYVAKSVEAEVEIPKPDEEDLEEAHEKIAEAS; encoded by the coding sequence ATGCTCACCCTTGATTCTCTTCTGCTTGGTTACTCTCTTTTTATACTAACGGCTTCATTTATAAACTTAATCAGGCTCGATTACTGGTGGATTCGAATGTGGGATTTTCCGCATTTACAACTTACTGTACTGGCTGCACTTGGCCTTCTTGCGTGGCTTTTAGTGGGTCATCATCGGGATGGTTATCTGATCATTGTGCCCATAGGGCTTCTGGCGACGCTCTTTTATCAGGGCTGGTTAATTTATCCGTTTACCCCTCTCCATCCAAAGCAGGTTCTCTCTTTATCCAGTCGAAAGAACCATGAGGAATTGGAAAACAGTACTATACGGCTGCTAACGGCAAACGTGTTTATGGAAAATACCAAGATGCCGGAAGTATTGGCATTAGCCAACAAATACAAACCTGATGTACTTTTTGTGCTGGAAGCCAACCAGAAATGGCAGGATGAACTAGCTCCTTTACAGGAGACCCATCCGTACCAAATACTGTATCCTTTAGAGAATACCTATGGGCTTCTACTATACTCTCGTTTTCCAATTCGGCACCATGAACTCCGTTTTTTAATTCAGGACGATATTCCGTCTGTTTATGCTCAGCTTGAATTACCCTCAGGCCAGTTAATCCACTTTTATGGGGTTCATCCGATGCCTCCCAGCCCCACAGAGCACTACCGATCTACCGAACGGGATGCCGAACTCTTGCTGGTTGGTAAAGAAGCGCGAACAAAGTCTGGGCCCGTCATTGTAGCCGGCGATTTAAATGATGTAGCCTGGTCGCACACCACCCGTCTGTTTCAACGAATTAGTGGATTATTAGATCCTCGTGTTGGGCGAGGCCTGTTCAATACTTTTCATGCAGGCTATTTCTTTCTTCGCTGGCCCCTGGATCACGTATTTGTTTCGGGGCACTTTCAACTACGGGCGATCCGACGGTTGCCCAATTGTGGGTCGGATCATTTTCCAATGTTTATTTCATTAGCATACGTAGCTAAATCTGTGGAAGCAGAAGTCGAGATTCCCAAGCCCGATGAAGAGGATCTGGAAGAAGCTCACGAAAAAATAGCGGAAGCGAGCTGA
- the bla gene encoding class A beta-lactamase, subclass A2: MTKFTLLALALFVTINLSGQSTSNPLPKRRSINSLRNQLEQIARTAQGRVGVTATVLETSETVTLNGDQQFPMQSVYKMPIGMAVLQQVDQTKLTLEQVVHVTPSEYVSERQHSPLRDKYPTGADVSVAELLRYAVSESDGSASDVLLRVLGGPKVVMNYLHTLGINGIIVANTEKEIGSDNAVQYRNWAKPNEAVILLRAVQEGKGLSASSRTLLLRLLTETETGLHRLKGLLPAGTIVAHKTGTSWTIDGLTAATNDVGLITLPNGHHTAIAVFVSDSKADQTTREGVIAKVAQAVWNYWK, translated from the coding sequence ATGACAAAATTCACGTTGCTTGCACTTGCTCTTTTCGTTACTATAAACTTATCGGGCCAGTCAACGTCTAACCCGTTACCGAAGCGGAGGTCGATCAACAGCCTTCGTAATCAACTTGAGCAGATTGCCCGAACAGCTCAGGGGCGGGTAGGGGTGACCGCCACCGTTCTCGAAACAAGCGAAACGGTAACCCTGAATGGCGACCAGCAATTCCCGATGCAAAGCGTCTACAAAATGCCGATTGGTATGGCTGTATTACAGCAGGTCGATCAGACGAAATTGACGTTGGAGCAAGTTGTCCATGTGACGCCGAGCGAATATGTATCAGAACGGCAACATAGCCCACTCCGGGACAAATATCCAACTGGTGCGGATGTCAGCGTTGCCGAGTTATTACGTTATGCTGTATCAGAGAGCGATGGGTCGGCTAGTGATGTGTTGTTGCGTGTACTTGGTGGACCGAAAGTGGTTATGAACTACTTACATACATTGGGTATCAATGGAATCATCGTTGCCAATACCGAAAAGGAAATTGGTAGCGATAACGCGGTTCAATACCGTAACTGGGCCAAACCCAACGAAGCTGTTATCTTGCTGCGTGCTGTGCAGGAAGGTAAGGGGCTTTCTGCTTCCAGTCGTACGCTATTACTGCGCTTATTGACGGAAACAGAAACGGGCCTTCACCGGCTGAAAGGGTTGTTGCCAGCAGGAACCATAGTCGCGCACAAAACCGGTACATCCTGGACCATAGATGGACTAACGGCCGCCACCAACGACGTGGGGTTGATAACCTTACCCAATGGGCATCATACCGCGATTGCTGTGTTTGTTTCGGACTCTAAAGCGGATCAGACTACGCGAGAAGGTGTAATTGCTAAGGTTGCGCAAGCTGTATGGAATTATTGGAAGTGA
- the menB gene encoding 1,4-dihydroxy-2-naphthoyl-CoA synthase, giving the protein MQSNYPWETIKEYEEILFSYYDGIAKISINRPHKRNAFTPLTVKEMSEAMELARQDERVGVVILTGEGGEAFCSGGDQSIRGHGGYIGEDKVPRLNVLDLQMQIRRIPKPVIAMVAGYAIGGGHVLHVVCDLSIAADNARFGQTGPKVGSFDGGFGASYLARVVGQKKAREIWFLCDQYDAQEALDMGLVNKVVPLDQLEETTIAWCHKILEKSPIALRMLKASFNAELDGQAGIQQLAGDATLLYYLSEEAKEGKDAFLEKRKPDFSKFPKFP; this is encoded by the coding sequence ATGCAAAGCAATTACCCCTGGGAAACCATTAAAGAATATGAGGAAATTCTGTTTAGCTATTACGACGGAATTGCTAAGATCAGTATCAATCGTCCTCACAAACGAAACGCCTTTACTCCGCTGACGGTTAAGGAAATGTCGGAAGCGATGGAGTTAGCTCGCCAGGACGAACGGGTTGGTGTCGTTATCCTTACCGGCGAAGGTGGTGAAGCGTTCTGCTCCGGTGGCGATCAGTCCATCCGTGGGCATGGTGGCTACATAGGCGAAGACAAAGTACCACGCCTGAATGTGCTGGATCTACAAATGCAAATCCGGCGTATTCCGAAGCCTGTTATCGCTATGGTGGCGGGTTATGCCATTGGTGGGGGGCACGTTCTGCATGTCGTTTGTGACCTGAGCATTGCCGCCGATAACGCCCGGTTCGGGCAAACTGGGCCTAAAGTGGGTTCGTTCGATGGCGGTTTTGGCGCTTCGTATCTGGCACGGGTGGTGGGTCAGAAAAAAGCCCGCGAAATCTGGTTCCTGTGCGATCAGTATGATGCACAGGAAGCGCTGGACATGGGCTTGGTCAACAAGGTTGTTCCTCTCGATCAACTGGAAGAAACAACAATTGCCTGGTGCCATAAAATTCTGGAAAAAAGCCCGATTGCACTTCGGATGCTCAAAGCCTCGTTCAATGCTGAATTAGATGGTCAGGCGGGTATTCAGCAGTTGGCGGGTGATGCCACACTGCTCTATTACCTGTCCGAAGAAGCGAAAGAAGGAAAAGATGCCTTTCTGGAAAAACGAAAGCCAGACTTCAGTAAGTTTCCGAAGTTTCCGTAA
- a CDS encoding DUF2452 domain-containing protein, with protein MEEAKVIINPISPDKVAEAPGLLAYAHTAGSAVIRPEDKGKITGRAVAAMREQTDMQLSQLYKQMQLLAEQATAIRNRVEISERIYSAQMNFEPVVGHTYHFYQRKNGTDLLSMIGPNEWGRKFPFERCLATVRMMADHTWDVQYHETNYEKMDNE; from the coding sequence ATGGAAGAAGCGAAAGTTATCATCAATCCGATTTCGCCGGATAAAGTTGCCGAAGCACCGGGCCTGCTGGCCTATGCACACACAGCCGGTAGTGCTGTTATTCGCCCCGAAGACAAGGGTAAGATTACAGGACGGGCGGTGGCGGCCATGCGCGAACAAACGGACATGCAGCTTAGTCAGCTGTACAAGCAAATGCAGTTGCTGGCCGAACAGGCTACGGCCATTCGGAACCGGGTCGAAATCTCGGAGCGGATTTACTCGGCTCAAATGAATTTTGAGCCTGTGGTTGGCCATACCTATCATTTTTATCAGCGAAAAAACGGCACCGATCTGCTCTCAATGATCGGCCCAAACGAATGGGGCCGTAAGTTCCCGTTTGAACGCTGCCTCGCCACCGTCCGCATGATGGCCGATCATACCTGGGATGTACAGTATCACGAAACCAATTATGAAAAAATGGATAATGAGTAA
- a CDS encoding ubiquinol-cytochrome c reductase iron-sulfur subunit has product METTLPTMDQSTMHRQEFLRLVGTSIGAILLTRCMAGCSGQGNADPTPDPSQKVDFTLRLDDKANENLLVKGGYVIANGVIVAQTKDGQFVAVSADCTHEGTQLVYKSADNMFYCPLHLSRFDTSGKVVVGPATLPLTKYTTEPNLTAGTVRVHN; this is encoded by the coding sequence ATGGAAACTACCCTTCCTACAATGGATCAGTCAACAATGCATCGGCAGGAGTTTCTGCGGCTAGTCGGCACCAGCATTGGCGCCATTCTGCTAACGCGCTGTATGGCCGGTTGTTCTGGACAAGGCAATGCGGACCCCACTCCTGATCCAAGCCAGAAAGTCGATTTTACCCTTCGATTGGATGATAAAGCAAACGAAAACCTGCTGGTAAAAGGCGGATACGTGATCGCGAATGGGGTTATTGTGGCTCAGACGAAAGATGGCCAGTTTGTAGCCGTCTCAGCCGACTGTACCCACGAGGGAACCCAACTCGTCTATAAATCAGCGGATAACATGTTTTACTGTCCGCTTCATCTCTCCCGTTTCGACACGTCTGGCAAAGTAGTTGTTGGTCCCGCCACGCTCCCCCTAACTAAGTATACGACCGAGCCAAATCTTACAGCGGGTACCGTGCGGGTGCATAATTGA
- a CDS encoding AMP-binding protein, with amino-acid sequence MFLPPTHSDSWPLPQTPYEAEALEFCRAWLSGQTEFTLHTSGSTGTPKPIRLTRVQMQASAYLTGQTLGLQAGDAALVCLNIHYVAGVMMLVRGLELGLPMTIIEPTSNPLLDFSTERFAFTAFVPLQLQAILASSSSPDWLTKLAILNGMKAILVGGAATSPSLEKALHLITAPVYATYGMTETVSHIALRRLNGPNASDLFTALKGVELGTDERGCLHITSAATNGERIQTNDVVDLIDPTHFRLVGRADRVINSGGVKIQPEQVEHVIMNQLAKLDLGSESTNRRLFVTGLPDERLGQRVAVVYERGAGGREQGNYNLDSDTWVLLQEAVRKKLGPYAVPKELIAVAHFSETPTGKVDQKATVAQIR; translated from the coding sequence ATGTTCCTCCCCCCCACCCATTCTGACTCGTGGCCTTTACCGCAAACACCGTATGAAGCGGAGGCTCTGGAATTTTGTCGAGCCTGGTTGAGTGGTCAGACCGAATTTACGCTTCATACCTCTGGCTCGACCGGAACGCCTAAACCAATTCGGCTCACGCGGGTGCAAATGCAGGCGAGTGCGTATCTGACCGGGCAAACACTTGGTTTACAAGCGGGTGATGCCGCCCTTGTCTGCCTGAACATTCATTATGTAGCGGGTGTCATGATGCTTGTTCGTGGGCTGGAATTGGGCTTACCCATGACCATTATTGAACCAACCAGCAATCCACTGCTTGATTTTTCTACAGAACGGTTTGCGTTTACAGCCTTCGTACCCCTGCAACTTCAGGCTATTTTAGCATCTAGCAGTTCGCCAGATTGGTTAACCAAACTAGCTATACTGAACGGCATGAAGGCCATTTTGGTGGGGGGAGCAGCCACGAGCCCATCTCTGGAAAAAGCGCTACACCTAATAACCGCTCCTGTGTATGCCACCTATGGCATGACCGAAACCGTCTCCCACATCGCTCTCCGACGACTCAATGGCCCCAATGCCAGTGACTTGTTTACGGCCCTCAAAGGAGTCGAACTCGGCACTGATGAGCGCGGGTGTCTGCACATCACCTCAGCAGCTACGAACGGGGAGCGGATTCAGACAAACGATGTTGTTGATTTAATTGATCCCACACATTTTCGACTAGTAGGTCGGGCCGACCGGGTTATTAATAGTGGCGGAGTAAAAATACAGCCCGAACAGGTAGAACACGTGATCATGAATCAGCTAGCTAAATTAGACTTAGGTAGCGAAAGCACGAATAGACGCCTTTTTGTAACGGGTTTGCCAGACGAACGGCTGGGGCAACGGGTGGCGGTCGTTTATGAGCGGGGAGCAGGGGGCAGGGAGCAGGGTAATTATAACCTGGATAGCGATACCTGGGTGCTTCTGCAGGAAGCCGTTCGGAAAAAATTAGGCCCCTATGCTGTACCAAAAGAACTCATTGCAGTGGCTCACTTTTCAGAAACACCCACCGGTAAGGTTGATCAAAAAGCGACAGTTGCACAAATACGCTAA
- a CDS encoding P1 family peptidase, translating to MNYLLTLLLFAATTVLAQTASKPRARDLGIPFNGTPGKFNAITDVPGVLVGYKTRIEGSGKWVLGSGPIRTGVTVVMPVGKTDKSYPAGYFIFNGDGEMTGIPYIHDYGTGYGPIGITNTNSVGVVRDAIGAWCHQKFSTKNPLDFSFGLPIVGETWDGVLNDINGLHIQKEHVFSALESAGSGAIQEGNVGGGTGMVCYAFKGGTGTASRTFTIGNRTYTIGVLVQANFGRRPDLLVAGMPVGKEISDLMPVINEKDGSIIAIVGTDVPLVSSQLNLVAKRVTMGIARTGTYGTNSSGDIFMAFSTRQAEQDSTTKLTTYQSVDKSSLDPVFKATVEATEEAIINALVAAETMEGINNHKVYALPHDRMQSVLKKYNRLQKVD from the coding sequence ATGAACTATCTGCTTACTCTCCTACTTTTTGCGGCTACAACTGTACTGGCGCAGACTGCCAGTAAACCCAGAGCCCGTGATTTAGGCATTCCATTCAATGGGACGCCGGGAAAATTTAATGCCATTACGGATGTACCAGGTGTGCTGGTTGGATACAAAACCAGAATTGAAGGGTCAGGCAAATGGGTTCTGGGAAGCGGTCCCATCCGAACCGGCGTAACGGTGGTGATGCCCGTTGGTAAAACTGATAAAAGCTACCCGGCGGGTTATTTCATTTTCAATGGCGACGGTGAAATGACCGGCATTCCGTACATCCATGATTACGGAACGGGTTACGGCCCAATTGGTATCACGAATACCAACAGTGTTGGTGTTGTCAGAGATGCCATTGGTGCCTGGTGCCACCAGAAATTCTCGACCAAAAATCCGCTTGATTTTTCCTTTGGACTACCCATTGTCGGCGAAACCTGGGATGGTGTGTTAAACGATATAAATGGCCTCCACATACAGAAGGAGCACGTATTTTCGGCTTTAGAAAGTGCTGGTTCCGGCGCGATTCAGGAAGGAAATGTGGGTGGAGGTACGGGTATGGTTTGCTATGCATTCAAAGGTGGAACCGGTACAGCTTCACGAACCTTTACAATTGGTAATCGAACCTATACCATTGGTGTTTTAGTGCAGGCCAATTTCGGCCGCCGACCCGATTTGTTGGTTGCAGGCATGCCTGTTGGAAAGGAAATTTCGGATCTGATGCCCGTTATCAACGAGAAAGATGGCTCGATCATCGCTATCGTAGGAACGGATGTGCCGCTTGTGTCTTCCCAATTGAACTTAGTCGCAAAACGCGTTACCATGGGGATTGCCCGCACGGGTACGTATGGTACCAACAGCTCGGGCGACATTTTTATGGCCTTTTCGACCAGGCAAGCCGAACAGGACTCCACAACCAAATTAACAACCTACCAATCCGTTGATAAGTCAAGTCTGGACCCGGTGTTTAAGGCAACCGTAGAAGCCACAGAAGAAGCCATCATCAATGCCCTCGTTGCAGCAGAAACAATGGAGGGCATCAATAATCATAAAGTGTATGCTCTCCCCCACGACCGAATGCAGAGCGTTTTGAAGAAATACAATCGACTGCAAAAGGTCGATTAA
- a CDS encoding class I SAM-dependent methyltransferase gives MGTGAGGNFNWIAPVYDALAFIVFGHKLQQAQAVFLNRIPTGASVLIVGGGTGWLLEQVLRRCQSKRIVYLETSTQMVARASRRMVQKALVGSVEFRVGDESSLKPDERFDVILTPFVLDLFSAQTLQTTIIPQLRTVLKSGGLWLATDFVKPPSNWQKALLWVMIRFFRLTAGIQAQHLADWQKLLSEAGLRCEKRQTEVGGMVSAEVWGQVD, from the coding sequence ATGGGCACTGGCGCAGGAGGAAATTTTAATTGGATTGCTCCGGTATACGATGCCCTTGCTTTCATTGTCTTCGGTCATAAACTACAACAGGCGCAGGCCGTATTCCTGAATCGTATCCCGACGGGTGCTTCGGTATTGATCGTTGGTGGAGGAACGGGCTGGTTGTTGGAACAGGTATTACGTCGCTGCCAATCTAAACGAATCGTTTACCTCGAAACATCGACACAGATGGTTGCTCGTGCCAGTCGGCGCATGGTTCAGAAAGCGCTGGTTGGGTCAGTTGAGTTTCGGGTAGGGGATGAGTCAAGCCTCAAGCCAGACGAACGTTTTGATGTCATCCTGACGCCCTTTGTGCTGGATCTGTTTTCTGCGCAAACATTACAGACTACTATTATTCCTCAACTTCGTACCGTCTTGAAATCCGGTGGGTTATGGCTCGCCACTGATTTTGTAAAGCCTCCATCCAACTGGCAGAAAGCCTTGTTATGGGTGATGATTCGCTTTTTTCGGCTCACAGCAGGTATCCAGGCTCAGCACCTGGCCGATTGGCAAAAACTTCTTTCGGAAGCAGGCTTACGCTGTGAAAAGCGACAGACCGAAGTAGGCGGGATGGTTTCGGCGGAGGTTTGGGGGCAGGTCGACTAA
- a CDS encoding response regulator transcription factor, whose protein sequence is MKTSITVAIVEDKEPIRQSLAILVDGADGFSCQATFETAEAALEYLPGHCVDVVLMDIDLPGMNGIDCVRHLKTRCPDTQFMMCTMYDEDETVFEALKAGANSYILKRSPPHKLLEAITELHEGGAPMSSTIARKIAGSFHVNTSTPSELDVLTPREREILDRLAKGHSHKEVANELFVSPTTVRKHIFNIYEKLQVHSKVEAVNKYLGRK, encoded by the coding sequence ATGAAAACCTCCATTACGGTTGCCATCGTTGAAGATAAAGAGCCCATCCGACAGTCGCTGGCCATTCTGGTCGATGGGGCGGATGGTTTCTCGTGCCAGGCCACCTTCGAAACGGCTGAAGCGGCCCTTGAGTATTTGCCAGGCCATTGCGTGGATGTGGTGCTAATGGACATCGACTTGCCCGGCATGAACGGTATCGATTGTGTACGGCATTTAAAGACCCGTTGCCCTGATACACAATTCATGATGTGTACCATGTACGACGAAGACGAAACTGTGTTTGAAGCCCTTAAAGCAGGTGCCAATTCCTATATTCTGAAGCGTAGCCCACCCCATAAGCTCCTCGAAGCCATCACAGAACTCCACGAAGGGGGAGCACCTATGAGCAGCACCATAGCCCGTAAAATAGCCGGTTCGTTTCATGTCAACACCTCCACGCCCAGCGAGCTCGATGTACTGACTCCCCGTGAGCGGGAAATCCTGGACCGATTAGCAAAAGGTCATAGCCACAAAGAAGTAGCAAATGAACTGTTTGTGAGCCCTACTACGGTTCGTAAACACATCTTTAATATCTACGAGAAACTCCAGGTCCACTCCAAAGTTGAGGCTGTCAATAAGTATCTGGGGAGAAAATAA